The DNA segment GTCTTGTTGTTGAGAGCGATGTTCCGCTTCTCCGGCTTTGACCGCCTTGTTGACGTGAACAAGAAGGGACGTCCCCTTCATGAACGAATCCTGGTATGGATTGGTTTGCACACTCCTATCCAGAAATTCTTTAATACAAGAAAATGCCTTGCTCGTATGGAAAAGGTTTTGACCAGCACGCCCTACGAAAAGTCTGATTATCTTGTGAACGCCATGGGTGCCTACAAGTTCCGTGAAATGTTCCATAAAAAGTATTATGGCGAAGGCAAAATGTATCCCTTCGAAGATACCGAAATTCGCGGCCCTGTAGATTATGATTTTGTATGCACTCAGTTGTACGGTGATTACATGACTCCGCCGAAAGTTGATGATCGAAATCATCACGGTCTGGAAACCTTGTCTCAAAAGTAAGTGGTGGCTCTGATGTCGCCTCAGATTAGTGTTGTCATTCCCGTATATAATTCTGCAAAGTATTTGCGGGAGTGCCTTGATAGTGTTTGCAATCAAGGATTTGCCAACTGGGAAATTGTTGCTGTCGATGACGGCAGCGTTGATGAGTCTCCTGCAATCCTAGATGAATTTGCCGCCGCCGACAACCGTGTCCGAGTAATTCATAAAAAGAACGGAGGCGTTTCTGCAGCCCGTAATGATGGCCTTGCTGCTGCCGTTGGCAATTATGTCCTGTTTGTAGATTCCGATGACTGGTTGGAAGAGAACGCCTTGCAGCAGTATGCCGATGCCTTGGCTGATGATGTTGATGTTGTAATTACGGATCACTGGACATGGGCAGAGAATGGCTCGGAAAAAAGATTCACATTCTTTGCGAAGGATTTTGTCGCAGACGAGAAAACGCAAATTCAGGATTTGCAACGTACGGTACTGTATAGAGGATATTCTCCCTATCCGTCGTCCAGTTGCGGCTATATGTTCTCTGCGCTTTGGTCAAAACTAATTCGTCGAAAGTTGCTTGTGGAAAATGGAATTCAATTTTCCAGTACATTGAAACTATATGAAGACGGCCTTGTTGCCCTGCAGGTATTCCAATTTGCCAAAAAGGTTTGTTACAAAAGTGTCCCGACATATCACTATCGGATTTTGAACAATTCCCTTTGTCATGTCAATGAACAGCGCTTGGTAAAGGACTGCTCTAACATATTGGACGAAATACAAGTTTTCCTGAATAATCATGATAAAGAACGAGCCTTGGAAGGAGCTTTCTTGTCTAGAGCTCTTTTCTTGACCAAGAAGATGGCCTTGAGAAGCTTTTTCTGTAAAGGTGCCGAGGGGTCGTTCTTTAACCGTTACAAGACTTTTAAAGAAATACTTTTGTCCGTTCCTTACATCACGGCTGTAAAAAAAGCTGCAAGTTTGAAACTTTGCGGCAATGAAAAAAGTTACGGTAAGTTAATGAGCCACGGCCTGTTCTTTGTGACGGCTTTGATGTATGAGTTGCGTGCTAAGCTTCGTCGCTAACAATATCTTTGTTTTCGGCGTCGCAAACTTCTGCCGGAATTTCTTCAATATCATCGCTGACTTCGCAGTTGTTATCGTAGGCGATTTGCTTGTATTTCGAGATATATCCTAGCTGAACACCAGTAAATAGGAACAGGAACGACGAACTGTTTCCGATAGTACCTGAAAGTGTCAGGAATACTACTCCGCTAGCCATTAGCGCATAACCGCCACTGATGCCT comes from the Fibrobacter sp. genome and includes:
- a CDS encoding glycosyltransferase, with amino-acid sequence MSPQISVVIPVYNSAKYLRECLDSVCNQGFANWEIVAVDDGSVDESPAILDEFAAADNRVRVIHKKNGGVSAARNDGLAAAVGNYVLFVDSDDWLEENALQQYADALADDVDVVITDHWTWAENGSEKRFTFFAKDFVADEKTQIQDLQRTVLYRGYSPYPSSSCGYMFSALWSKLIRRKLLVENGIQFSSTLKLYEDGLVALQVFQFAKKVCYKSVPTYHYRILNNSLCHVNEQRLVKDCSNILDEIQVFLNNHDKERALEGAFLSRALFLTKKMALRSFFCKGAEGSFFNRYKTFKEILLSVPYITAVKKAASLKLCGNEKSYGKLMSHGLFFVTALMYELRAKLRR